The Alteribacter populi genomic sequence GTTCAAAAGAAGAAGGGGAGACGCTTTTAGATCGCGCGAAAAGTGGAAAGACAACGTTTATTGCCGTGACAAGTGGTAAGGGCGGTGTCGGAAAGTCTACTGTAAGTGTGAACTTGGCTACTTCTCTCGCTCGTAAAGGAAAGAAAGTCGGGATCATCGACGCGGACATTTATGGCTTTAGTGTACCTGATATGATGGGCATTGAAGAGCGTCCGAAAGTTGTCGAAGAGCGTATTTATCCAGTCAACCGTTTCGATGTGCAAGTCATTTCCATGGGCTTTTTCGTTGAAGATAACTCACCGATCATTTGGAGAGGTCCAATGCTTGGAAAAATGCTGAACAACTTCTTTAATGAAGTAGAGTGGGAAGATTTAGACTACCTCATTCTTGATCTGCCACCAGGAACAGGAGATGTAGCATTAGATATCCACTCGATGATTCCACAATGTAAGGAAATCATTGTGACGACTCCACACGCGACAGCAGCGTTTGTTGCAGCCAGAGCAGGGGCTATGGCGATCAAAACAGATCATGAGATCCTTGGCATTGTCGAGAACATGGCCTACTTTGAAAGCAAGCTCACTGGCGAAAAAGAGTATGTCTTTGGAAAAGGCGGCGGCGTTAAGTTAGCAGAAGAGTTAAAAAGTGAAGTCTTGTCTCACATCCCACTCGGCCAGCCTGAAATTGACGAAGAAAACTTTGCCCCATCTGTGTATGACGCCGATCACCAAATCGGAAAAATTTATATGGAGATGGCCCAATCTGTTATTGATAAGGTTGGGAAATAAGAAAAACCGACCGACAGGATTTACTCTGTCGGTCGGTTTTATTGAGTTATAAAAGTTAAGGTGGTAGCTACCATTAAAAGAAAGCAAGCGGCATTTTATTAGCCAAACAAGTAGACACCAAACAATCTTAATGTGAAATCGGTGGTCATGATGCTGGTAAGGAGTAAAACAGCGATGACACTTTTGCTTGCTTCTTTACGCATAAGTGAGGAAAACAAGTAAATGGATATCAGACCTATTGACAGGGCGTAAAGAAGGTCCTCAGAGAGCGGCAAAAGTTCTGCGCTTCTGTTCACGTACAGGAAAATAAAAAAATAATGGCTGCGATAGGAAACTGAGTTGCTTTATCTCATAGGCCCAACGCTAAATCGGGTCAACGTCCTTAATTGTCCATTTGCCGAAGTTGTCTTCCTGGCTCTGCTTGACTGGAAGTGGCGCATATTGCATGTAAATCGGCTGTAGAATGGGTGCGGCACCTTCAAGGCTATGGTATCCATAGGCCATGTTCTTTTTTCCCCACGTAACAAGCTCGTACTTTTCAGGAACAGGTTGTTCTTTGAAGGTGGGTGTCAGCGGCCAGCTAAAATCAAGGGAGAATGCGAGCCGCCTTCCTTCCGAAGCAGCAAACGCGTCTTTTTTCTTCGCGCTTGCTCCCATCGTGAGGGGAGCGAGAAAATGCTGGTGCCAGCCTTTAAGGATGGATGCAACGCTCGTATCAGCTGGCAACTAGCCGACTCCATCGATGTAAAATTCGCTCCATACGTGTGCTTTCATACTGCCTTTTGCCCAGCTTCCGGTCACAGAGCGACACGGAATGCCGAGGCACTTAAGGTAGGAAGCAAAAAGAAAAGAGTATTCCCCGCAGTCTCCCTACTTTTTTTCTTTGAAATAAAGGGCACCGCGCTTTTTAGGTGGGTACTGGTATTTGTATGTTTTATAGAGGTGAGTGAACAGTTGCCAAGCTTGTTCCAAAGGAAGAGTGTTCTTATCAGCGATCGCGAGGGCTTCCTTTCTTAGTTCTTCAGTAACCGGGCTCAGCGGTTCGGAGCGAAGGTAGAACGCTTTTTCTTCAGAGGATAAAGGAACAGGTTGCTCACGCTCGCCTTCGTAGGATTCGAGACTGACGCGGTACAAGTCTACGTAGATGGAAAGTTCGATTTCATCCCCGGGAGCAAGCTCGTAGTAATAAAGTGTTTGTCCTAGATGGTGGCTTTCTTGGTCAGGATGAACGGCAGAATCAATCCGGATATTTCCCTGGGTCGATGTTTCCGGGGGGGGGAGTGCAACCCAGGTTCTGAGTGTATCTTTCTGTCTGTTTTTATAATGATAGAAGTAATGTACTGCCTTCTCTTTAACTCTTACACGTGTAAGGTTGTTGCTTAAAGGATGTTTCAACCGAATCACTCCATATTCTATTACGAGGTTTTAGCTGTCTTCCATTGTGCAGGCGTCTTCTGTACAGTGGTTTATCGGTACAACTTTCCGTCGTTTTGCTACGTAAGTGTAAAACCGGGGACCAAGCCCTGTCCTCTCAGCGACTCCCCAGAGAGGGAATAGCCTTTTGCTCAATGCCAGGAAAGCTTGATTTCCACTTATATACCTGTTTGCTTTCAAGGTGAAGGCTGTCATTTCTTTTTCCGCCAAACCGGTATCAAGATTGTAGGATGCGGCGATGGTTTTATCACGAAAGGAAAAAAAGAAATAAGGTTCAAATAATCGATGGCGTGCAGGCGCTGAATGATTGATTGACACATAGGACACCAGCCGTCATAAAACACGATCAGTTGATGGCTATCAGCGATATGTTTTCTTCTAAGCGGTCGGGTAGCGTATTTTAACTGCAGGTTGAAACGCCGGATGATGTTACGTAGTCCCTTTTTGAACCCTTTATATTCTTTATCTGTAATGAAAATACACTCAATAGCAAGCATCGCAATAGACATTGTGACAAGGCCCATTGTAAACAGAATTCCCAGGTGGAAAGTAGCCATAATTAAGATGGCTGCGTACTTTGTATATTTGTTAAATAGCATAAATGGAAATGCCAGTTTTATCAAGACTGAAGAGAGTGTGACCTACCATCAAAACTTCGCTAGATAGGACTAAATTTCCAATAAATGAAGGAATATAATACTGTTCGACTTGGGTAATGTAGTAAATGGCTGTTCCTTCGTGCCACATTCCACCCATGGTCTGGTAAAGACCAAGACCGGATACAAAGTAGAGAATAATCAGCTGAGCACCACAAGCAATGACAGCAAGATTATGAAGAAGACCTTTGTACTTCATGAAAGCTGAAGATGTAGACAGTCGGTTTTTGCCCACCTGTGCGATTGCACGTGAATTTGGAACTGATTTTGGAAAACTGGCTGATTTTGTTTGTCGGGATAACGTTTTATTAAAGGAAGGATTGCCCTGAACGGCTCGATTAGGTGTGGCTTGAATAGACGGAGAAATACCTCTTCTGGCTGCGGTCGTGCAGTGAGGTGCCCAAAAGCTTAAAAGGAGATTATTTAAGCCAGTTCCAACATGCAGAATTTATTTACAAAAAGAATTTGGATTATTTTAAGAGGCTATTTTTACTAAAATGGCTATGGTAACAATAATATTAGAGGATGTCACAATAGGTCAAAAAAACGACCTTGAGACACCCTCTGAATGGTTAATATTTAGTAGTTAATTTCCTCCGCCTTGGCCGCCGCCACCTTGTGGGTCTTCTTCCTGGCTGCCTCCTTCTTCCTGTTGTTGTTCTTCATCGTCTTGCTTTTTCATTTGCTCTTCGGCTACTTTAGCTAAAACAGTGTTAAGTCGAGCAATGAAGTAAGGGCTTTCGAAAGCTTCTGTCATTATGTTCATGACTTGCGTTCTGTATTCCTTGCTTTGCATGAGTTCAAGGTATTCATCTTCCATTTCAGGGTCTTTCATTACATCAATTAGCATTCCTTGATACTCAGGGTCTTTCATTAGCCCTTTGAGTACTTGTTCATTTTCTTCCTGCATACTTTCAGCAAGAGATTTTGTGAATTCTGTGTCTTTCATCATTTCTTCCCAAAACCCTTTTCCTTGCTCAGTTGTGAGGGTACTTTCAATTGTGTCTTTTACAAAAGCTTGATCCAGTATAATGGATTGACGGACTTGTTCGTCCTGGAGGATTTCTTGTATCGCCTGCTTACCTTCATCGGTTTTTAACATGTCCACCATCATTTTTTTAGTGCTCTCATAATCAGGCTGCGTGTTTTGCTCTTCCATGGCGGCACAGCCAGTAAAAGCGAGTAAACAAAAAACGAGTAAAGATAAGGCCGCTTTTTTCCCGACATTGTTCATTAGGTGCCAGCCCCTTTTCGCAGTTGTCTTTTTTTCTAATATGCGTTAATGAGGGCTCCTTTATGCGGTACGACGCATGAAACAGGTTGGCACAATTGGTGGCTTTAGGTAATGAAAAAAAGTGGAATTGAACGTATCAGGTTTGATACAATAGAGGTTGGCAGATATCGAACAGTGGAGGAACAATCGTGAATACAAGAAAAGTTGTTTTTTTATTTTATAGTACATTCCTTATTGGTACCTCAGCAGGCTTATTAATGGGGTTCATTCTTGATTTTAATACACACATTCAAGACCTATCAAACGGGCAATTCGGTGGCTTGTTTATGTTGTTTATTGCTGCTGGGATTTGGACAGTCATTGCGCAAATGGGCTTCTTTGCTTACCTTACCATTCATCGCTTTGGATTGGGGATTTTTAATTCGACTCAGTTGTGGAATCGGGTGCAAGTCGTGATCATTTTGTTTGCGCTATTTGATCTCATGTTTTTTAGGCATTTACTGTTTGCTCAAGAAGGGGAAACGATGGGCGGATATGCTATCATGCCTTTATTCTTGCTAGTATATGGGTTGATTGTTGCCTACATCAAGAGTAAAGATACGAATTGGACCGCGTTTATCCCGACGCTATTTTTTATCGTTGTCGTTTCAATGATCGAATGGATTCCTGCATTAAGAGAAAACGATCCGACATTTTTATGGAGCGCTCTCGTGCCGCTACTTGTAGCGAATACTTGGCAAGTATTAGTATTGCACCGTCTCCATGAACAACCGAACACCTCAAAAAAAGCTCAGCCCACTTCTTAGTGGCTGAGTTTTTTTTGAGTTCACAATTTGTTCGGGGGACAGTCCCCTGAACTTTTAATTAATTTCTTGACTTTCGGTTTCGGATCCGCTCATGAGTTCGGACAGTGATACGAAGTTGAAGCCATCGGATGATAGCTGGCTGATAATTTCAGGGAGTGCTTCGGCTGTTTGTTTTGCTGAATCAGAGGCATGGAAGAGGACAATGTCGCCTGGTGAAGCTTCACTTACTACATTGTCCACAATTTTATCAACGCCGGGATTTAACCAGTCGTTGGAATTAA encodes the following:
- the gerD gene encoding spore germination lipoprotein GerD, producing MNNVGKKAALSLLVFCLLAFTGCAAMEEQNTQPDYESTKKMMVDMLKTDEGKQAIQEILQDEQVRQSIILDQAFVKDTIESTLTTEQGKGFWEEMMKDTEFTKSLAESMQEENEQVLKGLMKDPEYQGMLIDVMKDPEMEDEYLELMQSKEYRTQVMNIMTEAFESPYFIARLNTVLAKVAEEQMKKQDDEEQQQEEGGSQEEDPQGGGGQGGGN
- a CDS encoding Mrp/NBP35 family ATP-binding protein, whose amino-acid sequence is MLTEQQVLDALKNVQEPHLGKSLTDLEAVKEVKIKDKLVSLKLAIAQPGTAEQMQLQQAVVSAVKEAGADSVGLRFEKLSDDVIAEHGGGAGSKEEGETLLDRAKSGKTTFIAVTSGKGGVGKSTVSVNLATSLARKGKKVGIIDADIYGFSVPDMMGIEERPKVVEERIYPVNRFDVQVISMGFFVEDNSPIIWRGPMLGKMLNNFFNEVEWEDLDYLILDLPPGTGDVALDIHSMIPQCKEIIVTTPHATAAFVAARAGAMAIKTDHEILGIVENMAYFESKLTGEKEYVFGKGGGVKLAEELKSEVLSHIPLGQPEIDEENFAPSVYDADHQIGKIYMEMAQSVIDKVGK
- a CDS encoding KinB-signaling pathway activation protein — its product is MNTRKVVFLFYSTFLIGTSAGLLMGFILDFNTHIQDLSNGQFGGLFMLFIAAGIWTVIAQMGFFAYLTIHRFGLGIFNSTQLWNRVQVVIILFALFDLMFFRHLLFAQEGETMGGYAIMPLFLLVYGLIVAYIKSKDTNWTAFIPTLFFIVVVSMIEWIPALRENDPTFLWSALVPLLVANTWQVLVLHRLHEQPNTSKKAQPTS